A window of Fluoribacter dumoffii NY 23 contains these coding sequences:
- a CDS encoding 3-hydroxyacyl-CoA dehydrogenase NAD-binding domain-containing protein — protein MNNYKHWDLQRDNDNILWLGLDRKDTSVNSINEEVLDELNSLLHEISQDKNAIGLIVYSAKEKGFIAGADVNAFSKFETPAQAVDFLRKGQAVFSRLENLTIPSVAMIDGFCMGGGYELALACTYRVASDEKDTRIGLPEVMLGIHPGWGGSVRLPQLIGGLNALSEVILTGSAVPAAKAKGLGMVDEVVPVRQLKRAAIYFIKHKPPRHKPSFFQGVTNNAWLRKPLASLMRRKVAQRYRKEHYPAPYAIIDLWEKEGGRGDRAYLKEIDSVEHLISTGITSKNLIRAFSLRERLKGFAKGSDFKARHVHVIGAGVMGGDIAAWCALRGLQVTLQDQSYTQIAPAIGRAHALYKKKLRKPRLIQAAMDNLIPDPEGHGVARADVIIEAVFENLAVKQEIMKTIERLAKKDAIIASNTSSIPLDEISTVMNNPSRLVGIHFFNPVAKMDLVEIVSSTKTSKKVELNSCAFVNQIGKLPLPVKSSPGFLVNRVLMPYLMECVQLLDEGYSAETIDEAALSFGMFMGPVELADTVGLDVGLAVAENLTAHFGGTVPQKLRDMVKEGKLGRKTGQGLYQYKNGKPIKKQPNTPIDPHIADRLILRMVNEAAACLREGVVADADLLDAGMIFATGFAPFRGGPMNYAKDFGTNNLENLFKTLESKYGKRFKVDQSL, from the coding sequence ATGAATAATTACAAACATTGGGACTTGCAACGAGACAATGATAATATTCTATGGCTGGGTCTGGATAGAAAAGATACTTCTGTCAACAGTATCAATGAAGAAGTATTGGATGAATTAAACAGCCTTTTGCATGAGATTTCGCAAGATAAAAATGCGATAGGGTTGATAGTTTATTCGGCTAAAGAAAAAGGATTTATTGCCGGCGCTGACGTGAATGCCTTTTCAAAATTTGAAACTCCTGCCCAGGCTGTGGATTTTCTGCGAAAAGGGCAAGCAGTTTTTTCCAGATTGGAGAATCTGACAATTCCTAGCGTTGCCATGATTGATGGTTTCTGCATGGGAGGCGGATACGAATTGGCTCTGGCGTGTACCTACCGGGTAGCTAGTGATGAAAAAGATACTCGAATTGGCTTGCCTGAGGTAATGCTGGGTATACATCCAGGTTGGGGGGGCTCTGTGCGGTTACCTCAATTAATTGGTGGTTTAAATGCTTTATCAGAAGTCATTTTAACCGGGAGCGCGGTACCTGCTGCAAAAGCAAAAGGCTTGGGCATGGTTGATGAGGTAGTTCCTGTCCGCCAGTTAAAACGAGCTGCTATTTATTTTATAAAGCACAAACCCCCGAGACATAAACCTTCCTTCTTCCAGGGGGTAACTAATAATGCCTGGTTACGCAAGCCTTTAGCATCTTTAATGCGTCGCAAAGTTGCTCAACGCTATCGAAAAGAACATTATCCAGCCCCTTATGCAATTATCGATCTATGGGAAAAAGAAGGAGGCAGGGGCGATAGAGCCTATTTGAAGGAAATCGATTCTGTTGAACATTTAATATCCACTGGAATTACCTCCAAGAACTTAATTCGCGCTTTTTCTTTACGTGAGCGATTGAAAGGTTTTGCAAAGGGAAGTGATTTTAAGGCACGCCATGTACATGTTATTGGTGCTGGGGTAATGGGAGGGGATATTGCTGCCTGGTGTGCACTCCGGGGTCTGCAAGTAACGCTACAAGATCAATCTTATACCCAAATTGCTCCTGCAATTGGCCGTGCTCATGCACTATATAAGAAAAAACTGCGCAAGCCTCGGCTGATCCAGGCCGCAATGGATAATCTAATTCCGGATCCCGAAGGTCACGGGGTTGCCCGTGCTGACGTGATCATTGAAGCAGTTTTCGAAAATCTTGCAGTCAAACAAGAAATAATGAAAACAATTGAGCGGCTTGCGAAAAAAGATGCCATCATTGCTTCCAATACTTCCAGTATACCCCTGGATGAAATAAGTACAGTAATGAATAATCCTAGTCGCCTGGTTGGAATTCATTTCTTCAACCCAGTTGCTAAAATGGATTTAGTAGAGATAGTAAGCAGTACTAAGACTTCCAAAAAGGTTGAACTTAATTCATGTGCTTTTGTCAATCAAATTGGCAAACTTCCATTGCCGGTTAAGTCCAGTCCGGGATTTTTAGTGAATCGGGTGTTAATGCCTTATCTCATGGAGTGTGTGCAATTGTTGGATGAGGGATATAGTGCTGAAACTATTGATGAAGCAGCCCTTTCTTTTGGTATGTTCATGGGACCTGTCGAGCTGGCAGATACAGTAGGACTTGATGTTGGATTGGCAGTTGCCGAAAATCTTACAGCTCATTTTGGAGGAACGGTTCCACAAAAACTTCGTGATATGGTTAAAGAAGGCAAGCTTGGCCGTAAAACAGGCCAAGGCCTTTATCAATATAAAAATGGTAAGCCAATTAAGAAGCAGCCCAATACACCAATTGATCCTCATATTGCAGATCGGTTAATCCTGAGAATGGTTAATGAAGCAGCTGCCTGTTTGCGTGAAGGTGTTGTTGCAGATGCCGATTTACTTGATGCCGGCATGATTTTCGCTACTGGATTTGCTCCATTTCGTGGGGGGCCTATGAATTATGCCAAGGACTTTGGGACTAATAATTTAGAAAATCTATTTAAGACCCTTGAATCAAAGTACGGTAAACGTTTTAAAGTAGACCAAAGCTTGTGA
- a CDS encoding acetyl-CoA C-acetyltransferase, which produces MNLKSNLHGREVYVVDGNRTPFLKAKGIGPFSGSDLAVAAGMTLLNRQPFSPTELDEVIIGCAMPSPDEANIARVVSLRLGCGNKVPAFTVMRNCASGMQAIDNAAIQIASGRSNLILAGGTDSMSHAPLLFNQKMASWLANWYGSKSMGQKLGLITQFRPAYLAPVIALLRGLTDPIVGMNMGQTAEKVAYRFNITREQMDAFANQSHLRLAKAYEENRMTEVSPIIDYKSHVYPQDDGLRKDTTIEKLGKLKPFFDKKYGMVTAGNSSQITDGACLLLLASAEAVKKYGLKVVGRIVDSQWSALDPTQMGLGPVHAATPILQRHKLKPEDMDCWEINEAFAAQVLGCIAAWNDEEYCRTHLGLEKAMGGPSLEKLNRDGGAIAAGHPIGASGARIVLHVLKSLEQRNESRGMASICIGGGQGGAMYLERVTEVKGHE; this is translated from the coding sequence ATGAATCTGAAGTCGAATTTGCATGGGCGAGAGGTATATGTAGTTGATGGAAATCGCACACCATTTCTCAAAGCCAAGGGAATAGGTCCTTTTTCTGGATCGGATTTAGCGGTAGCTGCAGGGATGACCCTATTAAATCGCCAGCCTTTTTCCCCAACGGAATTGGATGAGGTAATTATTGGATGTGCAATGCCTAGCCCCGATGAGGCTAATATTGCACGCGTAGTTTCCTTACGCTTGGGATGCGGTAATAAAGTTCCTGCGTTTACAGTAATGAGAAATTGCGCTTCCGGAATGCAGGCAATCGATAATGCCGCCATTCAAATTGCCAGTGGGCGGAGCAATCTGATTCTTGCGGGCGGTACCGACTCTATGAGCCATGCTCCTTTATTATTCAATCAAAAAATGGCGTCCTGGCTTGCCAATTGGTATGGGTCTAAAAGTATGGGGCAAAAATTAGGTTTGATTACGCAATTCAGACCTGCTTACCTTGCTCCGGTAATTGCCTTGCTGCGCGGACTTACTGATCCTATTGTTGGAATGAATATGGGACAAACTGCTGAAAAGGTGGCTTATCGTTTTAATATTACTCGTGAGCAAATGGATGCATTTGCTAATCAAAGCCATTTAAGGCTAGCAAAAGCCTATGAAGAAAACAGAATGACAGAGGTTTCACCCATTATAGATTATAAAAGTCATGTTTATCCTCAGGATGACGGGTTACGCAAAGATACAACAATAGAAAAACTGGGCAAATTAAAACCCTTTTTCGATAAAAAATACGGTATGGTTACTGCAGGTAATAGCTCACAGATTACTGATGGGGCTTGTTTATTATTACTGGCAAGTGCTGAAGCAGTAAAAAAATATGGGTTAAAAGTGGTTGGCCGAATCGTAGATTCTCAATGGTCTGCACTGGATCCTACCCAAATGGGACTTGGTCCTGTTCATGCTGCCACTCCCATCCTGCAAAGACATAAATTAAAACCTGAAGATATGGATTGCTGGGAAATCAATGAAGCATTTGCAGCACAGGTTTTAGGTTGTATCGCGGCTTGGAATGATGAAGAGTATTGTCGCACTCATCTAGGTTTGGAAAAAGCCATGGGGGGGCCTTCACTGGAAAAACTTAATCGTGATGGAGGGGCAATTGCAGCGGGCCATCCAATAGGTGCGAGTGGTGCGCGTATTGTGTTGCACGTTTTAAAATCACTGGAACAAAGAAATGAGTCGCGAGGTATGGCTTCCATCTGTATTGGTGGAGGACAGGGCGGGGCTATGTATCTTGAACGAGTTACTGAGGTGAAAGGACATGAATAA
- a CDS encoding alpha/beta fold hydrolase, producing the protein MKEHLHHNHLCHINYAEGPNKGTPLLLLHGATHRWQSFTSITPELSTCFHLYAPDFRGHGNSQKIQGHYFLEDYLGDIQTFIQEVIKEPIILIGHSLGAMIGSMLAASQSLLVKGLILIDPPLNLDGLRQLTLGFKDQINLLVQGLRLSKWGLPIHQFIPEQVRHCDPEMLFAMTHEFDEVFKLYDADALFKKIKHPTLLLYGNPAHGSLVTAGDITKLLTIKPDLLPVQIQNAGHSPICQDKEATLNAVMKFMEQEGLMPLKADS; encoded by the coding sequence GTGAAAGAGCATTTACATCATAATCATTTGTGTCACATTAATTATGCTGAAGGGCCTAATAAAGGAACGCCTTTGTTATTGCTTCATGGCGCTACGCATCGCTGGCAATCATTCACATCCATAACTCCTGAGTTATCTACTTGTTTTCATCTCTATGCCCCAGATTTCCGTGGGCATGGCAATTCCCAAAAAATTCAAGGGCACTATTTTTTGGAGGATTATTTAGGGGATATTCAAACATTTATACAGGAAGTGATAAAAGAGCCCATTATATTAATTGGTCATTCATTAGGGGCAATGATAGGGAGTATGCTTGCTGCATCTCAATCCCTACTGGTGAAAGGGCTCATTCTTATTGATCCTCCTTTGAATTTAGACGGTCTGCGGCAATTAACTCTAGGCTTTAAGGATCAGATTAATCTACTGGTGCAGGGACTTCGATTAAGTAAATGGGGATTACCCATTCATCAATTCATCCCCGAACAGGTCAGGCACTGTGATCCAGAGATGCTTTTTGCAATGACTCATGAGTTCGATGAAGTATTTAAACTTTATGATGCAGATGCTTTATTTAAAAAAATTAAGCACCCAACGCTGTTGCTTTATGGTAATCCTGCTCATGGAAGTTTAGTCACTGCGGGAGATATAACGAAATTATTGACTATCAAACCAGATCTACTCCCTGTACAAATTCAAAATGCAGGACACTCTCCCATTTGTCAAGATAAAGAAGCTACGTTAAATGCAGTCATGAAATTTATGGAGCAGGAAGGTTTAATGCCCTTGAAAGCAGATAGCTGA